The sequence CCCTTATTGAATACCGGAATGCGGGTAAACCGAATAGGCGGTTTGAGGGACATGGCTTCGTTAACGGTCTGGTCTTTCTGGAGGGCGGAGATGACCGAGCGGGGGGTGAGTATGTCCACGGTGCGGATTTCGCTCAAAAGGAGAAGGTTCTCGATGATCCGCGCCTCTTTTTTGAGGAGGATACCCTCGCTGACCGCGTTTTCCGCGAGCACGATGATTTCCTCGCGGGAGATGGGCGTATGTGACGGTTTCCGGGAAAGAATGCGGGAAATGGCTTCCGATGCAATAACCACCGGGTAGGCCAGATACATCAGCCCTAAAGTGGCGTATGCTGCAAAAGGTGCCGCTTTTTTCCAGTGCGCTGCGCCGAGTGTTTTCGGTATTAACTCTCCGATAACTAGAATACACACGGTCATCACCGCGGAAGAAATGGCCACCAATCCGCTCCCGAACACTTCATAGGTCTGTGCGCCCACAGCAGCAGCCCCGGCTATTTCACCAATAGTGTTGAAAGTGAGAATGGCGGCGAGGGGGTGATTGATCGTTCTCTTCATTTTTCGAAGAATCCGGCCGCTTTTCCGCCCCTTTTTCATGAGAAGCGCGGCGTACGAATAGGAGACGGAGAGAATCACCGATTCCAGGAAAGAGCAGCAGAAAACGACAGTGAGAGCAAGAAAAAAATAAATGAGCAGAGCCATCATGGTATAATGGTCCCCTGGATGTGAAATATCTCCGTTTCGTGATTAA comes from Candidatus Latescibacter sp. and encodes:
- a CDS encoding hemolysin family protein, giving the protein MMALLIYFFLALTVVFCCSFLESVILSVSYSYAALLMKKGRKSGRILRKMKRTINHPLAAILTFNTIGEIAGAAAVGAQTYEVFGSGLVAISSAVMTVCILVIGELIPKTLGAAHWKKAAPFAAYATLGLMYLAYPVVIASEAISRILSRKPSHTPISREEIIVLAENAVSEGILLKKEARIIENLLLLSEIRTVDILTPRSVISALQKDQTVNEAMSLKPPIRFTRIPVFNKGLDDVIGLLHHDKLIEAFCSGKGDTRVEALIGPIFAVPESKPIADLLDEFINRREHLFEVVDEYGGNAGIVTLEDVLETLLGVEIVDEFDSVDDMRAFAVEKWRQRRLERNI